From Carassius auratus strain Wakin chromosome 1, ASM336829v1, whole genome shotgun sequence, the proteins below share one genomic window:
- the LOC113052340 gene encoding claudin-9 codes for MANTGLQVMGLVLGVAGWAFGILVCVAPWWRVSAFVGDELVVSQVLWEGLWMTCLSQWGRLQCKVYDSGLALSGSAQMCRALCVLSLLLCLLALMLSVTGLKCTRCLGDAHETKARLGQVGAALFLAAAFFFLLPVCWTAYVVIRDFYDPNVAAPLKRELGPALYLGWGVTVLMLVGGALLYLGSASPGVPAVPVFGKGAKGNPPSTAEIKPEKVFV; via the coding sequence ATGGCAAACACGGGTCTTCAGGTGATGGGTCTGGTCCTGGGCGTGGCAGGCTGGGCGTTCGGGATCCTGGTGTGCGTCGCCCCCTGGTGGCGTGTGTCGGCGTTCGTGGGGGACGAGCTGGTGGTGTCTCAGGTGCTGTGGGAGGGGCTGTGGATGACGTGTCTGTCGCAGTGGGGCCGTCTGCAGTGTAAAGTCTATGACTCCGGCCTCGCCCTCTCAGGCTCCGCCCAGATGTGCCGCGCCCTGTGTGTGCTGTCGCTGCTCCTGTGTCTGCTGGCGCTCATGCTCAGCGTGACCGGGCTCAAGTGCACGCGCTGCCTGGGGGACGCGCACGAGACCAAAGCGCGACTGGGGCAGGTCGGCGCAGCGCTCTTCCTCGCGGCTGCATTTTTCTTCCTTTTGCCGGTGTGTTGGACAGCGTATGTGGTGATACGAGATTTCTACGACCCGAATGTCGCCGCACCGCTTAAACGAGAACTCGGACCAGCGCTCTACCTGGGATGGGGCGTGACCGTGCTGATGCTGGTGGGCGGGGCTTTGTTGTATTTAGGCTCCGCCTCCCCTGGAGTTCCAGCTGTGCCTGTTTTCGGAAAAGGCGCCAAAGGAAACCCTCCATCCACAGCAGAGATCAAACCAGAGAAGGTCTTTGTGTAA
- the LOC113051794 gene encoding mitochondrial dicarboxylate carrier-like, whose protein sequence is MTEKRMSRWYFGGIASCGAACCTHPLDLVKVHLQTQQEVKMRMLGMAMHVVKNDGVLALYNGLSASLCRQMSYSLTRFAIYETVRDVMGSGAQGPMPFYQKVLLGAFGGFTGGFIGTPADLVNVRMQNDMKLPADQRRNYKHALDGLFRVWREEGTRKLFSGATMASSRGALVTVGQLACYDQAKQLVLGTGLMGDNILTHFLSSFIAGGCATFLCQPLDVIKTRLMNSKGEYRGVIHCLSETAKLGPLAFYKGLVPAGIRLIPHTVLTFVFLEQLKKYFGIRVVS, encoded by the exons ATGACAGAGAAACGGATGTCGCGCTGGTACTTCGGTGGGATCGCGTCGTGCGGAGCAGCCTGCTGCACGCACCCGCTGGACCTGGTCAAG GTGCACCTGCAGACGCAGCAGGAGGTGAAGATGAGGATGCTGGGCATGGCCATGCACGTGGTGAAGAACGACGGTGTGCTGGCGCTCTACAACGGCCTCAGCGCCTCGCTCTGCAGACAG aTGTCCTATTCTCTCACCAGGTTTGCCATCTATGAGACGGTCAGAGACGTGATGGGCAGCGGTGCTCAGGGACCCATGCCCTTCTATCAGAAAGTGCTGCTGGGCGCCTtcggag GCTTCACCGGCGGTTTCATCGGGACTCCTGCAGATCTGGTTAACGTTCG GATGCAGAACGATATGAAGCTTCCTGCAGATCAGAGGAGAAA CTATAAACACGCGCTGGACGGACTCTTCAGGGTCTGGCGGGAAG AGGGCACCAGGAAGCTGTTCTCGGGAGCCACTATGGCGTCCAGCAGAGGAGCCCTGGTCACTGTCGGACAG ctGGCGTGTTATGATCAGGCCAAGCAGCTGGTGTTGGGCACAGGACTCATGGGAGACAATATACTCACACACTTCCTGTCCAGCTTCATCGCT GGAGGTTGTGCGACGTTCCTCTGCCAGCCGCTGGATGTAATTAAGACAAGATTGATGAACTCTAAAGGAGAATACAGA GGAGTGATCCACTGCCTGAGTGAAACCGCCAAACTGGGACCACTGGCCTTCTACAAG GGTTTAGTTCCCGCTGGGATCCGCTTGATTCCTCACACGGTCCTGACCTTCGTCTTCCTGGAGCAGCTGAAGAAATACTTCGGCATCCGGGTGGTCAGCTGA